The following DNA comes from Pseudomonas sp. Tri1.
CTGACCCACATCATTGAAAAAGCCCCCCGTCAGAGTCCTGCTTCGCGGGGTTCGCAGGCGCGGGGCTTTTTTGTATGATGTGCGACCCGTGCGCACAGGGCGCCGATAGAGGTTGAGCATGCAGGCCGTAGAAGTGAAGAGCTTCCTTGAAGGAAAGCTGCCCGGAACTGTCATTGAAGTTGAGGGCGAAGGCTGCAACTTTCAGCTGAACGTGATTAGCGATGAACTGGCGGCATTGAGCCCAGTCAAGCGTCAGCAGAGCATCTATGCCCATTTGAACCCGTGGATCGCCGATGGCAGCATCCATGCGGTCACTATGAAATTTTTCAGCAGCGCGGCCTGGGCCGAGCGCACCTGAGCCCAAGGGCGTCGAGATTCTTATGGATAAACTGATTATTACCGGCGGCGTTCGTCTTGATGGCGAAATCCGCATCTCCGGGGCAAAGAACTCCGCCCTGCCGATCCTGGCCGCGACCCTGCTGTGCGATGGCCCGGTGACCGTGGCCAACCTGCCGCACCTGCACGACATCACCACGATGATCGAGCTGTTCGGCCGCATGGGCATCGAGCCGGTGATCGACGAGAAGCTCAGCGTCGAGATCGACCCACGCACCATCAAGACCCTGATCGCCCCGTACGAGTTGGTGAAAACCATGCGTGCGTCGATCCTGGTGCTGGGCCCGATGGTTGCCCGTTTCGGTGAAGCGGAAGTTGCGCTGCCTGGCGGTTGCGCCATTGGTTCGCGTCCGGTGGACCTGCACATTCGTGGCCTGGAAGCCATGGGCGCGGTGATCGACGTCGAAGGCGGCTACATCAAGGCCAAGGCCCCTGAAGGTGGCCTGCGCGGCGCGAACTTCTTCTTCGACACCGTCAGCGTGACCGGTACCGAGAACATCATGATGGCCGCCGCCCTGGCCAAGGGCCGCAGCGTGCTGCAAAACGCCGCGCGTGAGCCTGAAGTGGTCGACCTGGCGAACTTCCTGATCGCCATGGGCGCCAAGATCAGCGGTGCTGGCACCGACACCATCACCATCGACGGCGTCGAGCGCCTGC
Coding sequences within:
- a CDS encoding BolA family protein yields the protein MQAVEVKSFLEGKLPGTVIEVEGEGCNFQLNVISDELAALSPVKRQQSIYAHLNPWIADGSIHAVTMKFFSSAAWAERT
- the murA gene encoding UDP-N-acetylglucosamine 1-carboxyvinyltransferase, giving the protein MDKLIITGGVRLDGEIRISGAKNSALPILAATLLCDGPVTVANLPHLHDITTMIELFGRMGIEPVIDEKLSVEIDPRTIKTLIAPYELVKTMRASILVLGPMVARFGEAEVALPGGCAIGSRPVDLHIRGLEAMGAVIDVEGGYIKAKAPEGGLRGANFFFDTVSVTGTENIMMAAALAKGRSVLQNAAREPEVVDLANFLIAMGAKISGAGTDTITIDGVERLHSATYKVMPDRIETGTYLVAAAVTGGRVKVKDTDPTILEAVLEKLKEAGAEVTCGEDWIEVNMHGKRPKAVNVRTAPYPAFPTDMQAQFISLNAIAEGTGAVIETIFENRFMHVYELHRMGAKIQVEGNTAIVTGTEKLKGAPVMATDLRASASLVISALVAEGDTLIDRIYHIDRGYECIEEKLQMLGAKIRRVPG